In one Pseudodesulfovibrio tunisiensis genomic region, the following are encoded:
- the groL gene encoding chaperonin GroEL (60 kDa chaperone family; promotes refolding of misfolded polypeptides especially under stressful conditions; forms two stacked rings of heptamers to form a barrel-shaped 14mer; ends can be capped by GroES; misfolded proteins enter the barrel where they are refolded when GroES binds): protein MMAKEILFEAKGREKLKAGVDKLANAVKVTLGPKGRNVVIEKSFGAPVITKDGVTVAKEIELEDKFENMGAQMVKEVASKTSDVAGDGTTTATILAQAIFTEGVKLVAAGRSPMAIKRGIDKAVEAIVAELGDVAKPTRDQKEIAQVGTISANNDSTIGNIIAEAMNKVGKEGVITVEEAKGLETTLDVVEGMQFDRGYLSPYFVTNAERMTCEMEEPLILINEKKVSSMKELLPVLEQVAKMSKPLLIIAEDIEGEALATLVVNKLRGTLNVSAVKAPGFGERRKAMLKDIAVLTGGQVVSEDLGIKLESLTVNDLGTAKRVVIDKENTTIVDGAGNAEDIKARIKQIRAEIGESSSDYDREKLQERLAKIVGGVAVINVGAATETEMKEKKARVEDALNATRAAVEEGIVPGGGVVLARSGKTLAKVKAADDDEQAGINIIARAVEEPLRQISGNAGLEGSIVVERIKEGKDGFGFNAATGEYEDLIKAGVIDPKKVTRTALQNAASVAGLLLTTECAIADKPESKDAAAPAMPGGMGGMGGMGGMY from the coding sequence ATCATGGCCAAAGAAATTCTCTTCGAAGCCAAAGGACGCGAGAAACTGAAAGCCGGCGTGGACAAGCTGGCCAATGCCGTCAAGGTCACCCTCGGACCCAAGGGCCGCAACGTGGTGATCGAGAAGTCCTTCGGCGCTCCGGTCATCACCAAGGACGGCGTGACCGTTGCCAAGGAAATCGAGCTGGAAGACAAGTTCGAGAACATGGGCGCCCAGATGGTCAAGGAAGTCGCTTCCAAGACCTCCGACGTTGCCGGTGACGGCACCACCACTGCCACCATTCTGGCCCAGGCCATTTTCACCGAGGGCGTGAAGCTGGTTGCCGCCGGTCGTTCCCCCATGGCCATCAAGCGCGGCATCGACAAGGCCGTCGAAGCCATCGTGGCCGAGCTGGGCGACGTTGCCAAGCCCACCCGCGACCAGAAGGAAATCGCTCAGGTCGGTACCATTTCCGCCAACAACGATTCCACCATCGGCAACATCATTGCCGAGGCCATGAACAAGGTCGGCAAGGAAGGCGTCATCACCGTCGAGGAAGCCAAGGGTCTGGAGACCACTCTGGATGTCGTCGAAGGCATGCAGTTCGACCGTGGCTACCTCTCCCCGTATTTCGTGACCAATGCCGAGCGCATGACCTGCGAAATGGAAGAGCCCCTGATTCTCATCAACGAGAAGAAGGTTTCCTCCATGAAGGAACTGCTGCCCGTGCTGGAGCAGGTTGCCAAGATGTCCAAGCCGCTGCTCATCATCGCCGAGGACATTGAGGGCGAAGCCCTGGCCACCCTCGTGGTCAACAAGCTGCGCGGCACCCTGAACGTGTCCGCTGTCAAGGCCCCGGGCTTTGGCGAGCGCCGCAAGGCCATGCTCAAGGACATCGCTGTCCTGACCGGTGGCCAGGTTGTTTCCGAAGATCTCGGCATCAAGCTGGAGAGCCTGACCGTCAACGATCTGGGCACTGCCAAGCGCGTTGTCATCGACAAGGAAAACACCACCATCGTTGATGGCGCCGGCAATGCCGAGGACATCAAGGCCCGCATCAAGCAGATTCGCGCCGAGATCGGCGAGTCCTCTTCCGACTACGATCGCGAGAAGCTCCAGGAGCGTCTGGCCAAGATCGTGGGCGGCGTGGCCGTGATCAACGTGGGTGCTGCCACCGAGACCGAGATGAAGGAAAAGAAGGCTCGCGTCGAGGACGCCCTGAACGCCACCCGCGCGGCTGTCGAGGAAGGCATCGTGCCTGGCGGCGGCGTGGTTCTCGCCCGTTCCGGCAAGACCCTGGCCAAGGTCAAGGCTGCCGATGACGACGAGCAGGCCGGCATCAACATCATTGCCCGCGCCGTGGAAGAGCCCCTGCGCCAGATTTCCGGCAACGCCGGTCTGGAAGGCTCCATCGTTGTCGAGCGCATCAAGGAAGGCAAGGACGGCTTCGGTTTCAACGCCGCTACCGGCGAGTACGAAGACCTGATCAAGGCCGGTGTCATCGATCCCAAGAAGGTGACCCGCACCGCCCTGCAGAACGCCGCTTCCGTGGCCGGTCTGCTGCTGACCACCGAGTGCGCCATTGCTGACAAGCCCGAGTCCAAGGACGCTGCTGCCCCGGCCATGCCCGGCGGCATGGGCGGCATGGGTGGCATGGGCGGCATGTACTAA
- the groES gene encoding co-chaperone GroES has protein sequence MNLKPLNDRVLVKRLEMEEKTAGGIIIPDSAKEKPMKGQVVAAGPGKLDESGKRVDMSVKAGDTVLFAKYAGTEIKIDGEEHLVMREDDILAVVE, from the coding sequence ATGAATCTGAAACCGCTGAATGACCGTGTACTGGTGAAACGTCTGGAAATGGAAGAGAAGACCGCCGGGGGCATCATCATCCCGGATTCCGCCAAGGAAAAGCCCATGAAGGGGCAGGTCGTGGCTGCCGGACCCGGCAAGCTGGACGAAAGCGGCAAGCGCGTCGACATGAGCGTCAAGGCCGGGGACACCGTCCTGTTCGCCAAGTACGCCGGCACCGAGATCAAGATCGACGGTGAAGAACACCTGGTCATGCGCGAAGACGACATCCTTGCCGTCGTCGAGTAG
- a CDS encoding bacteriohemerythrin — MAPKLNLAGFKAEYRIDVPELDEQHKTFFDMLRSLEDAVSDMYRPLAEDEIDPVLDVMDELRDYALTHFRTEESMMKDAGYPGLDKQKREHNRFISDLLRMQAEVLNGALVPAMKIRNFMHDWYRDHILKLDKPFGEYLSSRSS, encoded by the coding sequence ATGGCACCGAAGCTGAACCTGGCCGGCTTCAAGGCAGAGTATCGGATCGACGTTCCGGAGCTGGACGAACAGCACAAGACCTTCTTCGACATGCTGCGTTCCCTCGAGGATGCGGTATCCGACATGTACCGGCCGCTGGCCGAGGACGAGATCGATCCTGTTCTGGATGTCATGGACGAACTCAGGGACTATGCCCTGACGCATTTCCGTACCGAGGAATCCATGATGAAGGATGCCGGGTACCCGGGATTGGACAAGCAGAAGCGCGAGCACAACCGATTCATTTCCGACCTGCTGCGCATGCAGGCCGAGGTGCTGAACGGCGCACTTGTTCCCGCCATGAAGATCAGGAATTTCATGCACGACTGGTACAGGGACCACATCCTGAAACTGGACAAGCCGTTCGGCGAGTATTTGTCCAGTCGGAGTTCCTGA
- a CDS encoding sialidase family protein, with protein sequence MPSISDNTERHEIVDRRPGQYLCFPDIVRAADGRLIVAYNEFDKHVGARRRLILKTSRNNGHAWSAPRYLDVTNSHCPRFTLLRDGQLMLIDDNRPTIHRSADNGEHWASHPGDGFRHGLPDRCMELGADRLLCTGHIHRGTAAHPAVRQPPTEQMAYASTNQGRSWSALSVIAHDRNLMLCEGSLCALPDGRILCIMRENSFVYEPMYLCESRDQGHTWSDPVPTPLIGHRPTLGLTRSGKLLCTYRDVGPDMGTCAWLGTEAELRSNFRVHGNARNNARLAKRGLRIRNGEEPNAPVRYALRPMTDPRSATARLEAEVRVDSSGKNGCGLRLGTWWKITTNRIVPDIPGARGFKLEPGTFNTIRLDYEAGTVTLRVNGRKRGVIHVEPDRAETRGILFGAPLPFQDNAVDCVWKRISLHVRDPRYLRDYQWQWTPDQGLPDQWRQDHVLELKNDSMANPGDFGYSGWTELEDGTFLCAYHHGGSAEPGYEPGRTAHILVTRFSEEDFA encoded by the coding sequence ATGCCGAGCATAAGCGACAACACCGAACGCCATGAGATCGTGGATCGCCGCCCCGGGCAGTATCTCTGCTTCCCGGACATCGTACGCGCAGCAGACGGGCGGCTCATCGTGGCCTACAACGAATTCGACAAGCATGTGGGAGCACGACGCAGACTGATTCTCAAGACCAGCCGAAACAATGGACATGCCTGGAGCGCCCCTCGCTATCTGGACGTGACGAACAGCCACTGCCCCAGATTCACCCTGCTCCGGGACGGCCAGCTCATGCTGATCGATGACAACCGCCCCACCATTCATCGCAGCGCGGACAACGGCGAGCACTGGGCCTCGCATCCCGGAGACGGATTCCGCCACGGCCTGCCCGACCGCTGCATGGAACTCGGCGCGGACCGGCTCCTGTGCACCGGGCACATTCACCGGGGCACGGCTGCGCATCCCGCAGTGCGCCAGCCGCCCACAGAGCAGATGGCCTATGCCTCGACCAATCAGGGCCGCTCATGGTCCGCCCTGTCCGTAATTGCCCACGACCGCAACCTCATGCTCTGCGAAGGGTCCCTGTGCGCCCTGCCCGATGGTCGCATCCTGTGCATCATGCGGGAAAACAGTTTTGTGTACGAACCCATGTACCTGTGCGAAAGCCGGGATCAGGGCCACACATGGTCCGACCCCGTGCCCACCCCGCTGATCGGGCACCGCCCCACTCTCGGCCTGACCCGATCCGGCAAGTTGCTCTGCACCTACCGCGACGTGGGACCGGACATGGGCACCTGCGCATGGCTCGGCACGGAAGCGGAACTGCGCAGCAACTTCCGGGTGCACGGCAACGCCCGAAACAACGCCCGACTCGCGAAACGCGGCCTGCGCATCCGCAATGGCGAGGAGCCGAATGCTCCGGTGCGCTACGCCCTGCGCCCCATGACCGATCCGCGCTCGGCCACGGCCCGGCTCGAAGCCGAGGTTCGCGTGGACAGCAGCGGGAAAAACGGCTGCGGCCTGCGTCTCGGCACATGGTGGAAAATCACCACGAACCGCATTGTCCCGGACATTCCCGGCGCGCGCGGATTCAAGCTGGAACCGGGCACCTTCAACACGATCCGTCTCGACTACGAGGCCGGAACCGTGACCCTGCGCGTGAACGGACGCAAACGCGGCGTGATTCACGTGGAGCCGGACCGGGCCGAAACCCGGGGCATCCTGTTCGGCGCTCCCCTTCCGTTTCAGGACAACGCCGTGGATTGCGTCTGGAAACGGATTTCCCTGCATGTGCGCGATCCTCGCTATCTGCGCGACTACCAATGGCAATGGACTCCGGATCAGGGCCTGCCCGACCAGTGGCGACAGGATCACGTGCTGGAACTGAAGAACGACAGCATGGCCAATCCCGGCGACTTCGGCTATTCCGGCTGGACCGAACTGGAGGACGGCACGTTCCTGTGCGCGTACCACCACGGCGGCAGCGCGGAACCCGGATATGAGCCGGGCCGGACCGCACACATCCTTGTCACCCGCTTTTCCGAGGAGGATTTCGCATGA
- a CDS encoding dienelactone hydrolase family protein yields the protein MIESAPLAYEHDETELEGILFTDADETAPRPGVLLIHEFTGLDSNILRHAHELAEAGFTVLAHDMYGSAIRPESREEASLHAHVYRDDRTLMRERAAAGLEALRTCPEADETALFALGFSFGGCAMLELARSGADLLGAASVYGYLRTDLPCSRKDVLASLLVLHGMRDKVVPMCDVPPFLEEMDAAEADCRMTIYTGAGHGFCNPDVPTDTEFGCAYCPDTHAKARKAVLDFFRELLEARPTI from the coding sequence ATGATCGAGAGCGCTCCCCTTGCCTATGAACATGATGAAACCGAGCTGGAAGGCATTCTGTTCACGGACGCGGACGAAACCGCGCCAAGACCCGGTGTGCTGCTCATTCACGAATTCACGGGGCTGGACAGCAACATCCTGCGCCACGCGCACGAACTGGCCGAGGCAGGCTTCACCGTGCTGGCCCACGACATGTACGGTAGCGCCATCCGCCCGGAATCGCGGGAAGAAGCCAGTCTTCATGCCCATGTGTATCGCGATGATCGCACCCTGATGCGGGAACGGGCCGCAGCCGGGCTGGAAGCCCTGCGCACCTGCCCGGAAGCCGACGAAACCGCCCTGTTCGCCCTTGGTTTCTCCTTCGGAGGATGCGCAATGCTGGAACTGGCCCGGTCCGGCGCGGACCTGCTGGGCGCGGCCAGCGTATACGGCTATCTGCGCACGGACCTGCCCTGTTCGCGGAAGGACGTGCTGGCCAGCCTGCTGGTGCTGCACGGCATGCGGGACAAGGTGGTGCCCATGTGCGACGTGCCCCCGTTCCTTGAGGAAATGGATGCGGCGGAAGCAGACTGCCGGATGACCATCTACACGGGTGCGGGCCACGGATTCTGCAATCCCGACGTGCCCACGGACACGGAATTCGGCTGCGCCTATTGTCCGGACACTCATGCCAAGGCCCGAAAGGCCGTACTCGATTTCTTCAGGGAGTTGCTTGAGGCTCGGCCAACCATTTAG
- a CDS encoding ATP-binding protein, with protein sequence MLPHAVWIMPPNRASVRMVNAGLDAFCILNGFDENHSRRIQVCLEGVFMYCARNIMTQADPHDIEVRLYWRTNRLEMFVEHHGPRGEWDDCLRRNSHVPLRRTSFEAMGLFIAREILDELTFEARYDIAAGGEVLTYGLVHSLGDEMPSS encoded by the coding sequence ATGCTGCCGCACGCTGTCTGGATCATGCCCCCGAACCGCGCCTCCGTCCGAATGGTCAATGCCGGATTGGATGCCTTCTGCATCCTGAACGGCTTTGACGAGAACCATTCCCGGCGGATTCAGGTCTGTCTGGAAGGGGTGTTCATGTACTGCGCTCGGAACATCATGACGCAGGCCGATCCGCATGACATCGAGGTTCGGCTCTACTGGCGGACGAATCGGCTGGAAATGTTCGTGGAGCACCACGGACCGCGCGGCGAATGGGACGACTGTCTGCGCCGGAACAGCCATGTGCCCTTGCGGCGTACCAGCTTCGAGGCCATGGGCCTGTTCATTGCCCGGGAAATTCTCGACGAACTGACCTTCGAGGCCCGGTACGACATTGCTGCCGGGGGTGAGGTGTTGACCTATGGTCTGGTCCATTCTCTGGGAGACGAAATGCCGTCTTCCTAA
- a CDS encoding LysR family transcriptional regulator translates to MELRQLRYFIAVAEELHFGRAAERLHMAQPPLSQQIKKLEEDLGVMLFDRTNRRVLLTQEGRKFLCVARNTLETLGNGIEQVGMMSRGEIGRLRIGFISSATQTDFTEALAEFRTLYPGIVLDIHEMHSVEQREGLLNNSLDVGILCGAFCGDERFEHTLLLREPYLLAVHKCHPLAKQGKARITDLHQENFITFPRYIHPAQSAATFLEKGVVPRTVQEAVTHHTKLALVSTGLGVALVPARMARTCPKCVRLLPFDWEGKGHISEIHVLWRRGEKSPALECFLEVMEKYCNRDSLPCADDMTCVG, encoded by the coding sequence ATGGAATTACGGCAACTTCGCTATTTCATAGCCGTGGCCGAGGAACTGCATTTCGGGAGGGCAGCCGAGCGGCTGCACATGGCGCAGCCTCCGCTATCCCAGCAGATCAAGAAGCTGGAGGAAGACCTTGGCGTCATGCTGTTCGATCGCACGAATCGACGCGTGCTGCTGACGCAGGAGGGGCGCAAGTTTCTCTGCGTTGCGCGTAACACGTTGGAGACGCTGGGAAACGGAATCGAGCAGGTGGGCATGATGTCCCGGGGCGAGATCGGGCGGTTGCGCATCGGGTTCATCAGTTCGGCCACGCAGACGGATTTTACCGAGGCCCTGGCCGAATTTCGCACCCTGTATCCGGGCATTGTGCTGGACATCCACGAGATGCATTCCGTGGAACAGCGCGAAGGGCTGCTGAACAACAGCCTTGATGTAGGCATATTGTGCGGCGCGTTCTGCGGTGATGAGCGGTTCGAACATACGCTGCTTTTGCGGGAACCGTATCTGCTGGCCGTGCACAAATGTCATCCTCTGGCCAAACAGGGCAAGGCCCGGATCACGGATTTGCATCAGGAAAACTTCATCACGTTTCCGCGCTACATCCATCCTGCCCAGTCCGCGGCAACCTTTCTCGAAAAGGGGGTTGTGCCGCGCACGGTGCAGGAAGCCGTGACGCATCACACCAAGCTGGCTCTGGTTTCCACCGGATTGGGCGTGGCCCTTGTCCCGGCCCGCATGGCCCGCACCTGCCCCAAATGCGTACGACTGCTGCCCTTTGACTGGGAAGGCAAGGGACATATCAGCGAAATACACGTGCTGTGGCGGCGGGGCGAAAAGTCGCCGGCTCTGGAGTGCTTTCTTGAAGTCATGGAGAAATATTGCAACAGGGACTCGTTGCCTTGTGCAGATGATATGACCTGCGTGGGGTAG
- a CDS encoding tetratricopeptide repeat protein: MSNMQLNAKSIREDIARARAYAQKSDYLRTLGCLANAIKGLVTSQVFGREKFEIQALLDEALRDLNKMKMIRKLFPQGLVYQRGKEKAFHSTLVRLHDKLEQAMEKARITKLRKRLAVLDENLIKAAGLVKQGEQLEARKLYRKISEYFKDIEGIDSDIGNRLTMSGMFAEAVEYLNKALEINQSDVRAHNALILCYEGMHEVDKAMNAIKDAMRRLGASENLHLRMAKLCLEKRDWGEAFNNASAALEKNPLNAEARKIMKRTESKIFSSSKPKAGAGKKQTFNL; the protein is encoded by the coding sequence ATGAGCAACATGCAACTCAATGCCAAGAGCATCCGCGAGGACATTGCGCGGGCCCGGGCCTATGCCCAGAAAAGCGATTACCTGCGGACGCTCGGCTGCCTTGCCAACGCCATCAAGGGACTGGTCACCAGTCAGGTGTTCGGCCGGGAAAAGTTCGAGATTCAGGCGCTTCTGGACGAGGCGCTTCGCGACCTGAACAAGATGAAGATGATCCGGAAGCTTTTTCCGCAGGGGCTGGTCTATCAGCGCGGCAAGGAAAAGGCGTTCCACTCCACGCTGGTCCGGCTGCACGACAAGCTTGAGCAGGCCATGGAAAAGGCGCGGATCACCAAGCTTCGCAAGCGGCTGGCCGTGCTGGACGAGAATCTGATCAAGGCTGCCGGCCTCGTGAAGCAGGGCGAACAGCTTGAAGCCCGCAAGCTCTACCGCAAGATTTCCGAGTACTTCAAGGATATCGAGGGAATCGATTCGGACATCGGCAATCGGCTGACCATGTCGGGCATGTTTGCCGAGGCCGTGGAATATCTGAACAAGGCGCTTGAGATCAACCAGTCCGACGTGCGCGCACACAATGCTCTGATCCTCTGCTACGAAGGCATGCACGAGGTGGACAAGGCCATGAACGCGATCAAGGATGCCATGCGCCGTCTCGGTGCCAGCGAAAACCTGCATCTGCGCATGGCCAAGCTCTGTCTGGAAAAGCGCGACTGGGGCGAAGCGTTCAACAATGCCTCCGCAGCTCTGGAAAAGAATCCGCTCAATGCCGAGGCCCGCAAGATCATGAAGCGGACCGAATCCAAAATCTTCAGTTCCTCCAAGCCCAAGGCCGGCGCCGGGAAAAAACAGACCTTCAACCTCTAG
- a CDS encoding Mut7-C ubiquitin/RNAse domain-containing protein: MVDATLLFAGELAGLLTRKHHSGLVRYPAARRASIKDVVESLGVPHTEIHGIRANGRDHDFSLLLEPGQEVALLPADLCPAYPVDVTIPTLLRPRPLSALRFLVDENVAGLVPLLRALGFDAAYDRAWDDARIAEVAAREGRVVLSRDRALLKRSVVTCGRLVRAALPDEQLVEVLGLFGVTRAPALFSRCLRCNVKTVAVNKADVMHRLEPKTKKYFSTFKECPMCGRLYWRGSHHARLVERFAALGIATAAE, translated from the coding sequence ATGGTTGACGCGACCCTGCTGTTTGCCGGGGAATTGGCCGGGCTCTTGACCAGAAAACACCATTCGGGATTGGTACGCTATCCCGCTGCAAGACGTGCGTCAATCAAGGACGTGGTCGAAAGTCTGGGCGTTCCCCATACCGAGATTCACGGCATCCGCGCGAACGGTCGCGATCATGATTTTTCCCTGCTTTTGGAACCCGGGCAGGAAGTGGCGCTTCTGCCTGCCGATCTTTGTCCGGCATATCCCGTGGACGTGACCATCCCGACGCTCTTGCGGCCCCGGCCGCTTTCGGCGCTCCGTTTTCTGGTGGACGAGAACGTGGCCGGGCTGGTTCCGCTGCTGCGTGCGCTCGGGTTCGATGCCGCGTATGACCGGGCATGGGATGATGCACGTATTGCCGAGGTCGCTGCCCGGGAGGGGCGGGTGGTTCTGTCCCGGGACCGCGCCCTGCTCAAGCGGTCCGTGGTGACCTGCGGTCGTCTGGTACGTGCTGCCTTGCCTGACGAACAGCTTGTCGAGGTGCTCGGCCTGTTCGGCGTGACCCGTGCTCCGGCCCTGTTCAGCCGTTGTCTGCGCTGCAACGTGAAGACCGTTGCGGTGAACAAGGCCGATGTGATGCATCGATTGGAACCGAAAACAAAAAAGTATTTCAGCACGTTCAAGGAGTGCCCCATGTGCGGCAGACTGTATTGGCGCGGTTCGCATCATGCGCGGCTCGTGGAACGGTTCGCTGCTCTGGGTATTGCCACGGCTGCGGAATAG
- a CDS encoding M48 family metallopeptidase, whose translation MNMYLIAVLCFLLLSWLLSCAASYLNARAMRPEPPEEFADAIDAATYAKARNYARATMRHTLISSTTDTALVLIFLLAGGFNWLDTLIRAAGFGPTPTGLLYIGALALGSWLASLPFEVYHTFVLENRFGFNTTTLRTFAADRIKGVILTAFLGGALLAAILFFFQYTGQWAWVWCWGFATAFSLALTYVAPTWILPLFNKFSPLENEELRRTITDYAAKTGFQLSGIFVMDGSKRTTKANAFFTGFGSKRRIALFDTLVNSHGPEEILAVLAHEVGHAKLGHIRKRLVASILKTGLIFFLMSLVMNSPALFRAFGMEHMSIHAGLVFFFLLYTPAAMLLSVAENALSRRHEYQADAFARQTTGRPEALVRALKSLSVSGLSNLTPHWLAIWLEYSHPPVLDRVRALRTSGENART comes from the coding sequence ATGAACATGTATCTCATCGCGGTCCTCTGCTTTCTGCTCCTGTCCTGGCTGCTTTCCTGCGCGGCCAGCTATCTCAACGCCCGGGCCATGCGCCCGGAACCGCCCGAGGAATTCGCGGACGCCATTGACGCGGCCACCTATGCCAAGGCCCGGAACTACGCACGCGCCACCATGCGCCACACCCTGATCTCCTCCACGACGGACACGGCTCTGGTCCTGATCTTTCTCCTTGCGGGCGGATTCAACTGGCTGGACACCCTGATCCGGGCCGCGGGATTCGGGCCCACGCCCACCGGGCTGCTCTACATCGGCGCGCTGGCCCTCGGATCGTGGCTGGCAAGCCTTCCCTTCGAGGTCTACCATACCTTTGTGCTGGAAAACAGGTTCGGTTTCAATACCACGACCCTGCGCACCTTTGCCGCGGACCGCATCAAGGGCGTGATCCTGACCGCATTCCTCGGCGGTGCGCTTCTGGCCGCAATCCTGTTCTTCTTCCAATACACGGGGCAGTGGGCCTGGGTCTGGTGCTGGGGATTCGCCACGGCATTCTCCCTGGCCCTGACCTATGTGGCCCCGACATGGATACTGCCGCTGTTCAACAAGTTCTCTCCGCTGGAGAATGAGGAGCTGCGCCGGACCATCACGGACTATGCCGCAAAAACCGGCTTCCAGCTCTCGGGCATCTTTGTCATGGACGGGTCCAAGCGCACCACCAAGGCCAATGCGTTCTTCACGGGGTTCGGATCCAAACGACGCATCGCCCTGTTCGACACGCTGGTGAACAGTCACGGCCCCGAGGAAATCCTTGCGGTGCTGGCCCATGAGGTGGGACACGCCAAGCTGGGACACATCAGAAAACGCCTTGTCGCCAGCATCCTCAAGACCGGACTCATCTTCTTCCTCATGAGTCTGGTCATGAACAGCCCGGCCCTGTTCCGGGCCTTCGGCATGGAGCACATGAGCATCCATGCCGGGCTGGTGTTCTTCTTCCTGCTCTACACTCCGGCGGCCATGCTCCTGTCCGTGGCGGAAAACGCGCTCTCGCGCCGTCACGAATATCAGGCGGACGCCTTTGCCCGACAGACCACGGGCAGGCCCGAAGCCCTGGTCCGGGCGCTCAAGTCCCTGTCCGTGTCCGGCCTGTCCAACCTCACGCCGCATTGGCTCGCCATATGGCTGGAATACAGCCATCCCCCGGTTCTGGACCGCGTCCGAGCGTTGCGCACGTCTGGTGAAAACGCACGGACATAA
- a CDS encoding Crp/Fnr family transcriptional regulator produces the protein MGIRFHANRDEDAMKETPFDPTNREILDRLKTVPAFDSLPEGQLRMALQAASLRRYEAGETVISEGDFDNRVFFLIFGHLSVTVQNNEVGTLRRLGDVFGEMGIIDGSPRSASIVAVKPTLCVTLDDTAMGELGSPSKIFTQAVMYRVFAEVMAVRLRDANSRIAELEAELQRLNK, from the coding sequence ATGGGCATCCGATTCCACGCCAACCGCGACGAGGATGCCATGAAGGAAACACCATTCGACCCGACCAACCGGGAAATTCTTGACCGACTCAAAACCGTGCCCGCTTTCGACAGCCTGCCCGAGGGCCAGCTTCGCATGGCGCTTCAGGCCGCGTCCCTGCGCCGATACGAGGCCGGGGAAACCGTGATCAGCGAAGGGGATTTCGACAATCGGGTCTTCTTCCTCATCTTCGGTCATTTGTCCGTCACCGTGCAGAACAACGAGGTCGGCACCCTGCGCCGCCTCGGCGACGTATTCGGCGAGATGGGCATCATTGACGGCAGCCCTCGTTCCGCCAGCATAGTCGCGGTCAAGCCGACCCTGTGCGTGACTCTGGACGACACGGCCATGGGCGAACTGGGCTCGCCAAGCAAGATTTTCACGCAGGCGGTCATGTACCGGGTATTCGCCGAGGTCATGGCGGTTCGTCTCCGGGACGCGAACTCGCGCATCGCGGAACTGGAAGCCGAACTGCAACGGCTGAACAAGTAG
- a CDS encoding cyclic nucleotide-binding domain-containing protein — MKERGFDPNDIDTLTRLRKLPVFNGMNETQLAEVLKLARLRQYEEGETVMRQGEMDQMVHVLIRGECQVSVNDVDVATISRLGEIFGEMGMVDPMPRSATVRALRPTLCLGVDGSFAGRLSGLDQINARGLLYKAFSEILAERLRRTNARITELEKRLEDLAMMPPE, encoded by the coding sequence GTGAAGGAACGCGGATTCGACCCGAACGATATCGACACCCTGACCCGGCTCAGGAAGCTGCCGGTCTTCAACGGCATGAACGAAACCCAGCTTGCCGAAGTCCTGAAACTGGCCCGACTGCGTCAGTACGAGGAAGGCGAGACCGTGATGCGGCAGGGCGAAATGGACCAGATGGTCCATGTGCTCATCCGCGGCGAATGTCAGGTCAGCGTGAATGACGTGGACGTGGCGACCATCAGCCGCCTCGGGGAAATCTTCGGGGAAATGGGCATGGTGGACCCCATGCCCCGTTCGGCCACGGTGCGCGCGCTCCGCCCCACCCTGTGCCTCGGCGTGGACGGTTCGTTTGCAGGCAGACTCTCGGGCCTCGACCAGATCAATGCCCGGGGACTGCTCTACAAGGCATTTTCCGAAATCCTCGCCGAACGCCTGCGCCGAACCAACGCCCGGATCACGGAACTGGAAAAAAGGCTGGAAGACCTCGCCATGATGCCGCCGGAATGA